In one window of Zingiber officinale cultivar Zhangliang chromosome 11A, Zo_v1.1, whole genome shotgun sequence DNA:
- the LOC122031898 gene encoding glucan endo-1,3-beta-glucosidase 8-like, translating to MSDYRIWLCLVVLVGICSVLVNGLGVNWGTMASHPLPPKIVVQMLKANKIQKVKIFDADSSTMEALAGSGIEVMVAIPNNMLGYMIDYDTAKQWVKHNVSRYNFQGGVNIKYVAVGNEPFLTTYNGSFLNITLPALQNVQAALNSAGVGDSIKATVPLNADVYNSPASNPVPSAGRFRADISDLMTQIVSFLHSSGAPFTVNIYPFLSLYDNPNFPVDYAFFDGTSSPVVDSNGIQYNNVFDANFDTLVSALTAVGLGDLPIIVGEVGWPTEGDVNAKTAYAQRFYNGLLLKLSANQGTPRRPNQYVEVYMFSLIDEDAKSIMPGNFERHWGIFRYDGQPKFALDYSRQGQEMLPVSASGVQYLPQRWCVFSGSGDLSKLGDNINYACSRSDCTALGYGSSCNGLDSNGNASFAFNMYFQVQNQQPQSCYFQGLAVETTQNPSTPECNFTIQIVYNGAAASSVAQLGAVLVIFLWLFSVTV from the exons ATGTCGGATTACAGGATTTGGCTTTGCCTCGTCGTCCTTGTGGGGATCTGCTCTGTTTTAGTCAACGGACTGGGGGTGAACTGGGGAACCATGGCGTCGCATCCTCTGCCTCCGAAGATCGTGGTGCAAATGTTGAAAGctaataagattcagaaggtgaaGATTTTCGATGCAGATTCCTCCACCATGGAGGCCCTCGCTGGTTCTGGAATCGAGGTCATGGTCGCCATTCCAAACAACATGCTCGGGTACATGATCGACTACGACACCGCCAAGCAATGGGTGAAGCACAACGTCAGTCGCTACAATTTCCAGGGAGGCGTCAATATCAA ATACGTTGCGGTCGGAAACGAGCCTTTTCTGACGACTTACAACGGCTCGTTCTTGAATATTACGTTGCCGGCGTTGCAGAACGTCCAGGCCGCCCTCAACAGCGCCGGCGTCGGCGACAGCATCAAGGCCACAGTCCCACTCAACGCCGACGTCTACAACTCCCCCGCGAGCAATCCAGTGCCATCGGCCGGTCGCTTCCGGGCCGACATCAGCGACCTCATGACCCAAATCGTGTCCTTTCTCCACTCCTCCGGCGCCCCGTTCACCGTCAACATCTACCCTTTCCTCAGCCTCTACGACAACCCAAACTTCCCGGTCGACTACGCCTTCTTCGACGGGACCTCTTCGCCTGTGGTCGACAGCAACGGGATCCAGTACAACAACGTGTTCGACGCCAACTTCGACACGCTGGTGTCTGCTCTGACGGCGGTGGGGTTGGGGGACTTGCCGATCATCGTGGGGGAGGTGGGTTGGCCTACCGAAGGCGACGTGAACGCGAAGACGGCGTACGCGCAGCGGTTCTACAACGGGCTGCTGCTGAAGCTGTCGGCAAACCAGGGGACGCCGCGGCGGCCGAACCAGTACGTGGAGGTGTACATGTTCAGCTTGATCGACGAGGACGCGAAGAGCATCATGCCGGGGAACTTCGAGCGCCACTGGGGGATCTTTAGGTACGACGGGCAGCCCAAGTTCGCGCTGGATTACTCCCGGCAGGGGCAGGAGATGCTGCCGGTGTCAGCCAGCGGCGTGCAGTACCTGCCGCAGAGGTGGTGCGTCTTCAGCGGCAGCGGCGACCTGAGCAAGCTCGGCGACAACATCAACTACGCGTGCTCGAGGTCGGATTGCACGGCGCTGGGGTACGGGTCGAGCTGCAACGGGTTGGATAGCAATGGGAATGCGTCCTTCGCCTTCAATATGTACTTCCAGGTGCAGAACCAGCAACCACAGAGCTGCTACTTCCAGGGACTCGCGGTGGAGACGACGCAGAACCCATCGACGCCGGAGTGTAATTTTACGATCCAGATCGTTTACAACGGCGCGGCGGCTTCGTCGGTGGCCCAACTCGGTGCAGTGCTTGTGATCTTCTTGTGGCTGTTCTCAGTGACTGTTTAG
- the LOC122031899 gene encoding uncharacterized protein LOC122031899, with protein MAAAGVVLNHIARSSTDVKRLADFYQEVLGFERIDSPKFGEFEVIWLRLPPSFSLHLIERDPKSKLAEVPSTVLDPSALPRGHHISFGVSNYDAFVQSLKEKGIETFEKTQPDGKTKQVFFFDPDGNGLEVGSW; from the exons ATGGCGGCCGCAGGAGTTGTGCTTAACCACATCGCTAGGTCATCGACCGACGTGAAGCGTCTCGCTGATTTCTACCAGGAG GTTTTAGGGTTCGAGCGGATCGATTCTCCCAAATTCGGAGAATTCGAGGTGATTTGGCTCCGCCTCCCCCCGTCTTTCTCTCTTCATCTCATCGAGAGGGATCCCAAGTCGAAGCTCGCTGAAGTTCCGTCGACTGTCCTTGACCCAAGCGCCCTTCCCAGGGGCCACCATATCTCCTTCGGCGTCTCCAACTATGATGCTTTTGTACAATCTTTGAAG GAGAAGGGGATCGAAACGTTCGAGAAAACCCAACCGGATGGGAAGACAAAACAAGTTTTTTTCTTCGACCCGGACG GTAATggattggaagtgggtagttggTAA